CGGCCGCAAGGCATTTCACTTGTTTTGAAAAACAGTGCCGAGAAGTGGCCGGGTCAGGAGCGAATACTTGCGGTACTGGCGGACTTGTATGCGGAGCGCTCGCTACGTACTTGCCCGACCTGGTTGTGTCGCATACGCCGGAAGTAGAAACCGGCGCGTTCGAAATCGGCCGTACTGCGACGATAAGCGGGAAGATTCGGAATAACAGCACGATTCCCATAACAGTGCCTTTTGACAACGCATTCCTGATTGATCTAAACAATAACGGAACAATTGATTTGACTCTGAACGCCAAGTTCTATGTCGCGTCGCGAAAAGGCATTCCACGGATTCTTGCTTCGGCCGCCCTTCCTCCGGCAGACCTTAATTTGCCGCTTCCTCCGACGGTGGGTCAACTTGGTTCGGAAACCGAGGTAAAGGTTATCTCTGGTAATTGGAGCAACATTCCGGCCGGGACCCATCGGATTTTCCTTTGCGGCGATTCAGGCGGCGAGGTTACCGAATCCAATGAGACTAATAATTGTAGTTCATTTATCGCCGAAATTACTGCGCCACTTACCAGCGGGCCTCTGAATATCGATTCATGTTCCGCATCGCCTTCAAGCGTTGGAGCAGGGGACGAGGTATTGTGGTCGGCAACGGTCAGCGGCGGAACCGGTCAGTATGCGTTCTCTTGGTCAGGTAGCGAGCCGCTTGAGGGCAGAAATACTAACCCGGCGCTTGTGACGTATTCCGCGGCAGGTACTAAGTCGGGGTCTCTTACGGTTACTTCCGGCAGTGAAACGGCAAATCGGGGTTGCGGTACGGTGTCAGTAGTTGCTGGAATTGTGAGCTTTACTGCAAGCCCATTAAACATTGTCCCCGGCCAGTCGTCCACTCTTTCGTGGAATTCCGACGGCCTTGGCAATTGTGTTATCAATCAAGGAATAGGACCGGTTTCTTCCCCGACCGGCACCAGGATCGTGAGTCCGGAGAACACGACGACCTACACGCTTACCTGCGACGGTGCGTCTCGAAACGCGACAGTTACGGTTGGTTCTGTTCCGTCGTTTGAAGAGGTGCCGCCGGAATAAAAGCGCTCGCCATATGTCGGAATTTTTCAGCCTGCGGTGTAAACAAATCCTCCTTGGAGTTTCATAAAATGAATAAGAGGAATGCGAAATAAGCGCATTCCTCTTATTTTATTTCAACTCCTTCGTCGATTTGTAGTTACACCTCCGTCAATGAAAAATTCCGACATACGGCTCGCTTTGGTCATACGAAAACGTTATGTCAAAACATATGCGATAGCAAAAGTTTTGACATATTTTGTCATCACATCTCCGCAATAGAAAATTTTAGGAATGGCTCGCTTCGGACATAATGAAAAATTTGGGTACGCAGCTCGTTTTTCTAAGGTTGATTTTTTGCAGTAATGGTTTATTGTACAGAGTAGTTTCGGGGAGGCGAAGGCAGGTATTTTTCAGCAAGGCGCCGGCTCGTCCCGTTAGAAATGGCGGGGTGCCAGAGAGGCTGAATGGGACGGTTTCGAACCCAGCACATAACGGTGAGGTGGCCGAGTGGTTTAAGGCGCTGGTCTCGAAAACCAGTTGGGGAGAAATCCTCTCGTGAGTTCAAATCTCACCCTCACCGTTATGTGCTGGGCGAATCTCACCCCCGCCGTTTCTAACGGGATCGAGAAAAACCGTTTTATGGCTCAACTTTTTTTTCAACAATCGTTTTTTATTTTTGTTGCCGCCGGTGTTCTTGCGGTAGCCGCTCTTTTTTGGCTCGTTATCGACATAAGGATGAAGTGGAAAAGTGTTTTTGGTAAAAGCGGTTTATCCGGCCGGGCGGGTTTTACGGAAGGGAAATTGCTGGAGGATCTGTTACGGCGCGTTAAGTCCGTTGAGGGCGGCATGATTTCTTTGGAAAGCCGTGTTGTTGAACTTGAAGGGATAGGGAGGGCGAGCATTCAGAAAGCGGGGTTTCTCCGTTTCAATCCTTTTTCGAGCACCGGCGGCGACCAGAGTTTTTCGTTGGCGCTTTTGGACGGCAAGAACGATGGAGTCATTATTTCCAGCCTGTATTCGCGCGAGGGTACAAGGACATACGCGAAGGCCGTTAAGGTCGGCAGGGCGATACAGCAGCTTTCGGAAGAAGAGCGAAAAGTGTTGGAAGAAGCCCTTCGCGGTTGAATTATGAATCAGGAATTTCGTAATTCCTTATCCATGATTTTTTACTTGACATATGCAAACAGCTGTTCAAAAAGAGAAAAAAACAGATGGTCAGGAAAGGCCCCCCATTGTTGTGGTGATGGGTCATATTGATCACGGCAAGACGACGCTTCTTGATTTTATCCGTAAGGCAAAAGTTGCCGAGAAGGAAACAGGCGGAATTACCCAGCACATCGGCGCGTATGAGGCCGAGCATAAAGGTAAAAAAATAACATTTATTGACACGCCGGGGCATGAAGCTTTTGGGAAAATGCGTTCACGCGGAGCCAACGTTGCGGACATCGCGATCCTGGTTGTTTCCGCCGAAGAGGGAGTAAAGCAGCAGACAAAAGAGGCGATTGCCATCATCCAGGGTGCTGGCGTGCCTTTTGTGGTTGCCGTGAATAAAATCGATAGGCCCAATGCTGATTCGGCGCGTACCCGGAAGGATCTTGCCGAGAGCGGCATTTTGGTGGAAGAGTATGGCGGTAAAATTCCGGCCGTAGACATATCTGCAAAGACCGGGAAGAATGTTGATTCTCTTTTGGATACCGTGCTTCTTATGGCGGAGCTTGAGGAATTGCGTTGGGATCCGGCATTGTCGGCTTCCGGCGTTGTCATTGAGTCCCATACCGACCCGAGAAGCGGGAAAGCGGCGACACTCCTTTTAAAGGAGGGATTTTTGAAGCGTGGCATGTTTGTGTTAATGGGTGAGGCAGTAGCATTCGTCCGGGCGCTTGAAAATTTTCGCGGTGAGCCGGTTGACTCGGCCGTTGCCGCCATGCCTGTTGTTGTATCCGGCCTTGCCAAAGAAGCGGAGCTCGGCGACGAATTTAAGGCGTTTTCGAATAAAAGCGATGCCGAAGAATATGCAAATCTTCGAGGCGCCGATCGAGTCGGCGGTTTGAAAGAGACTCGCGCCGAAGAAGGGAAGATGATGCTCTCGATTATTCTCAAGACCGATGTAAGCGGATCGCGCGAAGCGGTCGAGCATGTGGTCGAGCGGCTGCAGTTTGAAAAAATCGGAGCGCGAATTTTAAAAAGCGAAACCGGAGATGTAAGCGAGTCCGATTTTAAGCTCGCCGGATCCGGCCCCAATGTTGTCATTGTCGGTTTCCGGGTAAAAGTTCCGCCATCACTTCGCGAGATCGCCTCTTTGCACGGGGTCACGCTTATTATCCGTGATGTGGTCTATGAGCTCGAAGACGAAATAAAGGAGGAAATGGCGAAGCGCATTCCGGCTGAGATGCAGCGCGCCGATACGGGCCGCGCTCGGATTTTGAAGTTATTCAAAAAGGAAAAAAACAGGCAGATTATCGGCGGGCTTCTCTCGGAGGGATTCGTTCGACGGGGAGCGCAGTTTGAGGTCCTTCGCAATAAGATGAAAATCGGTTCAGGAAAAATTCTCGGCCTTGAGCGCGAGAAACAATCTGCTGATGAGGTGAAAGAAGGGTTTGAATTCGGCCTTGCTGTCGAGGCAAGCATTGACATCGCCCCCGCCGACATTCTTTCGTTTTTCGAAGAGGAGAAAAAGATTCCAGCCCTTCAATGAGCAGAAGAATTGAGAAAGTAAACGAACTTTTAAAAGAGGTTATTGCCGACATTGTGTTGCGGGAGGTTCAGTTTTCCGGGGGCGCGCTGGTAACCGTTACCCGCGTGAATGCTTCATCGGATCTTCATTATGCGGATGTATTTGTAACTATTTTCGGCAAAGACCGCGAAGCGCAACGGGAGGCGCTCTTGCTTTTGAAAAAGAGCACGAGAGGAGTCCAACAGCGGTTGAACCGGAAGCTCCGGATGCGGCCGGTGCCGCGGATTTTATTTTTGACTGATGAAGAAGAGGAGAGAAGGGAAAGGGTGGAAGAGCTGCTGGCAAGAGATCGTCAGAGCGGCTAAAACCCGGATCCTAAATTTCAAATCAAGCATAGAGCAAATTGTCAATTCTCAACCAAAGCAGTGTGCATAATGCGAATCTCGCGAATGATGTATGCGAATAATGCTAAAACGATTCGCGTCATTAGCATCGGGTATTCGCATATTTCGCATTATAACAAGCAAGAAGTTAGTCATTTAAAATTGATAATTTCATGCTTCAGGTATTTTAGTTTTCTGTATAATGGACCCCCTTGCTGAAAAATTCGATGAAGCGCTTTCGCGAATTAAATCGGCGCGGCGCATTTTGCTTGCGACCCATGAAGATCCCGATGGCGACGGGCTCGGGGCGCTTCTTGCGGCATTACTTTGGTTGAAGGATATGGCCGGCGGCAAAGAAGTTGTAGCGCTAACGCGAGGAGAACTTTCTTCATCTCTTTTGTCCCTGCCGGGAATTGAGTTCTGCCGTTCAGAAACACCGGAGGGACCGTTCGACCTTTTGTTCGGTTTTGATTACGGTGATTTTAAAAGGTTGGGCCTTGACGAATGGATTTCTCGGCAGCCGCAAATTTCTACGATTACTTTTGACCATCATCCGTTGGGAAGACATGCGGGCGATCTTCTTATTGTCGATCCTGCGGCGCCCTCGACGACATCTCTTGTTTTTCGTTTTCTTTCTCATGCGAGGGCTTCAATCTCTCCGGCAATGGCGACGTGCATCCTTTTCGGTCTCGTGGTTGATACCGGAGGGTTTATGCATGCGAATACGACGGGCGAAGCCTTCTCGGTTGCCGGTGAGGTAATGAGAAAAGGAGGCGATCTTCAGCGGGCAGTCAGAGCCGCATTCCGGAAAAAAGATCCGCAAGGGCTTCGGCTTTGGGGCGAAGCGCTTTTAAGGGTTTGTCTTGATCGGGAAAGCGGGCTTGCAGTGTCCCGGGTGACGGCGGATGATTTGAAAAAGCACAAAGCCAAAAGGGAGTTGATGGTTGAGTTTTCCGGGGTGCTGAATACTATTGAAGGGGCGCGCTCGGCCGTGTTTTTGAGTCAAGATTCTGATGACGCAGAACACATAAAAGGCAGTCTCCGTTCCGAGGAATACAAAGGCGTTGATGTATCACGGCTTGCTCTTGCTTTCGGGGGCGGTGGACACAAGCTTGCTTCCGGCTTTAAAATAGAGGCAGAGTGGAAAGAAGTTGTTGCAAAGTTAATTGATGAGGCGAGGAAAGTTGCTATTAAGGATAACCATTAATGCGGGCCATTTGTTCATTAAAAATCGTGTGTTATACTTGCAGTATAAGATATTAACTCCTAAGATGGGCGTAAAATATTATGTTAATGCAAAGTTTTTTGATAATTGGTCTTCAAGAATGGCCTACGTTCTTGGCTATTGGTATGCTGACGGCAGTCTTGAGAATACGCCTTACAATCGGGGTAAATATATTCGTGTTACGAGTGCGGAGAGGCACATTATTTTTAAAATTAGGAGATGGCTTAGTTCAAAACATAATATAACCGTCGCTAGACCAACGTGGCCGAACGGAGAGAGTTGTTATGTCCTGCGAATCGGGAGCCATACATTATATGATGCTTTGACTGATCATGGTCTATATCCTAAGAAATCACTCACCATAACATTTCCGGATATTCCCAAAGATTACTTAAATGATTTCATTCGCGGATACCTAGATGGCGATGGTTGTGTTTATTTACAGCTGACCAGAGGAAAGACGAAGAAAAAAATTGTTAAAAAACTTAGTGTAATTTTTACAAGCGGCAGCAGAGTTTTTCTTCAACAGTTGAGTTCTCTTTTAAAAAGAGTTCTCGGTGTACGTCAGAATAAAATTTACAACGGGCACCGCTCTTTTCAACTAAGATATTTTACGGCCGATAGCATCTTAATATTTAAATTTTTGTATAAAGATGTGTTGCATGAGCTATATTTTAAACGAAAGGCAAAAATTTTTCTTAAGTATTTCAAATTACGTCCCTCGAAAATTGATCAAGATATTATTAATATATTAAAGCACTTGAATAGTGGCCACGTGGTGAAGTAGCAAACACAGCGGTCTGCAAAACCGCGATTCGCGGGTGCAAGTCCCGCCGTGGCCTTTGTAAAGCCCGGGTGGCGAAATCGGCATACGCGGCAGACTTAAGATCTGCTGTCCGCAAGGACGTGAGAGTTCAAGTCTCTCCCCGGGCACCAGAAGTAACTTGTTCAGAATTGACTGCTCCGCGCGGCGAGTACGCCGCGCTCCGCAGGGCAAAATCCGCTTTTGTTTTCGCCGTAAAATCCCAGAGTTCGCCCCAATTGATTGAAAGCGTTTTGTCCTTGATTTGTGGGTTAGAGCCGAGAGAACGGAAAAAGTTGCGCCAGTCGGCGTAATTTTTTGTGTGCGCCACTTTTTCCGCTTCTTTCAAGGACAAAACGAAACTCCGCAAGGGTTCGAACCGATTCTTTCCCTGTTGCCCAAAATCTCCCAAACTTTCCTCCAGCTTCGCTTTTTGACGCAGGAGAGTGTCTTTCTTCGTCAGATACAAGTCGCGCTCAATATCGCCGTCCAAGTAGAGTGACACAAGTCGGTCTAGCTTCTCCTGCGTCTCGGAAAGTTTGGATTTCAGATTTTGGGCAATTTCTCCTCTCGAAGAAATTGACTCGCTTTCCCATGTGTTTATTTGCCTTTCCATAACTTCAATTTCTTCGAGAGGAAGCGACACTGATTGAAGCAGTGATTGGAATTGAGCGACGAGTGCGTCGGCTCCAATATACGGCTGTGCGCACTTTCCCTGCTTCTTGGTGCAACGATAGTAAGTGTAGCGAGTGCCGAAACGGTTAGTGGCATATTGCGCCGTGATCATATTGCCGCACTCGCCGCACCGTGCAAACTGAACAAACGGAAAATCATATCGTTCTTTTTGTTTGCGCGGTCTCTGTTTACTTTTCAATACTTTCTGTACTGCTTCAAACAGTGTCGGGGAAAGAATCGGCTCAAAGTTTCCGTCGTGATATTCGCCATGAAATTTCACAAATCCTAAATACGCCCTGTTCGTCAGCATTTTCACGACGGAAACTTTGGCAAGTGGCGTTCCTTTCTTTTGGACAATGCCATGTTCCGCCAAAAACTCCGCTAGAGAAACAAGGGTATATTTTCCGGTGGCGTATTCTTCAAACACTCGCTTAATGACGCGAGAATTGTTAGGGTGCGGCTCTATGTTTCGCGTCTTGTAGTTGTTTATATATCCCAAAGGAGCGAGCGTTAGCCATTCTCCACGGCGGAGTTTTTGGCGGATACCGCGCTTCACATTTTCCACCAAGTTGTCAGAAAAGTATTTGCTCTGCCCGAACGCCACTTGCAACATGAATTTTCCTTGCGGAGTTGGCTCAAACCAAAATTGCGGAAAGCGCAAAGAAGTAATAGCTCCGGTGTCTACAAGGTAAATAATTTTGCCACCATCCACGCTATTACGGGCGAGACGATCCGGGTGCCATGCCAAAATGCCGAGCGGTTTTTTGCTCGTTTCAATCATTGAAAGCATTTTGGCAAATTCGTCTCGCCCGGGCTTCTTTGCGCTTTTCGCTTCCGTGAACTCACGGATTATCTCAATGCGTTCTCGCTCGGCAAATTCGCGCAATTCAAAAAGCTGTGCCTCAATAGACATTATTTGCTGGTCATCTTCCTCGGTTGATTTCCGAGCGTAGAGAACGCATTGAGTTTTTGGTTTGAGCTCTTTCATATTGTTATTGGGGCGAACTCTGGGATTTTACGGCGAAAACAAAAGCGAATTTTGCCCTGCGGAGCGCGGCGTACTCGCCGCGCGGAGCAGTCAATTCCGACAAAGTTAATTCTGGTGCTGTAATTATACACTTCGCTCGAACCTACTTTGAACGGAACTAAGGAAACCGCCCCGCCGCCTTGCTCGGGCATGGCGGAATCCGCCGCACTCTCGATCGCACGGACGGAATTTTTGGCGGCGACAAGATACTTTTCCTTGCCCAATCCTCCCTGCGCGGAAAAGATTAAGGAACTCCCTTTGTATAAATCAAAATATTTTGGTAACATTATATTGTGTTTAGGGCTTTCAATAAGTATACCACAATTTAATGTTACTAATCTATTATGGCAGAGTCAAGTAAAACAAATATAGGCAAAACAGTAAAGAAATTGAGAGAAAAGCTGGGCATATCGCAGGAAAAACTTGCGCGCCTTGCCGATGTTTCCAACAATACAGTTGTTAATATTGAAGCGGGCAAACAAGATAATCCGACTATTGATACACTCAAAAAAGTAGCGAAAGCATTGGATATTCCGGTTGAGGATTTAATTTAACTACTATGGAGGGCGAAAAATACAATTTAGCGAGAGCGCAAGATGAAGCAGAGAAACTTCGCAAGAAAGTGGAATCTGGCGAGGCATCAAATTATGGTGATGCAGAGGAAATTGCGACGATAGAAAAACTCAAAAAGATGATTCAGAATGATAATTATTTTGGGCTCGCTGATGAAATGACAGCGTTGGTTAATATTCCTATAGATCTAGATCGCTTAAAAACAGCACTGGAACAAACCGTAAAAGAGGCCATAGCTAATCAGAGTTCCGCTAGCATTGGCACCTTGGTGAAATTTATTAATAGATTTGAAATCCTTGATTTAAATTCTTCGGAAGTAACTGAACTAGCTCTCCAAGGATTTGAAAAATGCCTGTCTAAAAGGAGTGATTACGTTGCAAACTACTATTTAGATCTATTTCCATCTTTAGAGAATTATTTGAGAAATAATCCAATGCAGATTGGTAATAAGTTAAAACAAGCGGCCATTGATATTTTAATGGGAAAGAATGACGATGGCGGTCGGCTCATTGGTGTTGATGGCATATGTAAACTTATCAGGCGTATCGGCTTGCAGGCAGAAATGGCCGAAGAGCGAGATTTTGCTGATGCACTCGCCTTTTGTCTAAAAAGGGGCTTTCGGAATTATTCACACTGGGTCGTTGAGAAATTGAGGTTGTTGTCCGAAACCTTTCCTTCGGCGGTGTCTCAAATAACGCAACTACCTGATGTTTCTAAAAATTTAGGATTTGCCCTAGGGGA
The genomic region above belongs to Parcubacteria group bacterium and contains:
- the rbfA gene encoding 30S ribosome-binding factor RbfA, producing the protein MSRRIEKVNELLKEVIADIVLREVQFSGGALVTVTRVNASSDLHYADVFVTIFGKDREAQREALLLLKKSTRGVQQRLNRKLRMRPVPRILFLTDEEEERRERVEELLARDRQSG
- a CDS encoding recombinase family protein, which gives rise to MKELKPKTQCVLYARKSTEEDDQQIMSIEAQLFELREFAERERIEIIREFTEAKSAKKPGRDEFAKMLSMIETSKKPLGILAWHPDRLARNSVDGGKIIYLVDTGAITSLRFPQFWFEPTPQGKFMLQVAFGQSKYFSDNLVENVKRGIRQKLRRGEWLTLAPLGYINNYKTRNIEPHPNNSRVIKRVFEEYATGKYTLVSLAEFLAEHGIVQKKGTPLAKVSVVKMLTNRAYLGFVKFHGEYHDGNFEPILSPTLFEAVQKVLKSKQRPRKQKERYDFPFVQFARCGECGNMITAQYATNRFGTRYTYYRCTKKQGKCAQPYIGADALVAQFQSLLQSVSLPLEEIEVMERQINTWESESISSRGEIAQNLKSKLSETQEKLDRLVSLYLDGDIERDLYLTKKDTLLRQKAKLEESLGDFGQQGKNRFEPLRSFVLSLKEAEKVAHTKNYADWRNFFRSLGSNPQIKDKTLSINWGELWDFTAKTKADFALRSAAYSPRGAVNSEQVTSGARGET
- a CDS encoding helix-turn-helix transcriptional regulator, producing the protein MAESSKTNIGKTVKKLREKLGISQEKLARLADVSNNTVVNIEAGKQDNPTIDTLKKVAKALDIPVEDLI
- the infB gene encoding translation initiation factor IF-2, which produces MQTAVQKEKKTDGQERPPIVVVMGHIDHGKTTLLDFIRKAKVAEKETGGITQHIGAYEAEHKGKKITFIDTPGHEAFGKMRSRGANVADIAILVVSAEEGVKQQTKEAIAIIQGAGVPFVVAVNKIDRPNADSARTRKDLAESGILVEEYGGKIPAVDISAKTGKNVDSLLDTVLLMAELEELRWDPALSASGVVIESHTDPRSGKAATLLLKEGFLKRGMFVLMGEAVAFVRALENFRGEPVDSAVAAMPVVVSGLAKEAELGDEFKAFSNKSDAEEYANLRGADRVGGLKETRAEEGKMMLSIILKTDVSGSREAVEHVVERLQFEKIGARILKSETGDVSESDFKLAGSGPNVVIVGFRVKVPPSLREIASLHGVTLIIRDVVYELEDEIKEEMAKRIPAEMQRADTGRARILKLFKKEKNRQIIGGLLSEGFVRRGAQFEVLRNKMKIGSGKILGLEREKQSADEVKEGFEFGLAVEASIDIAPADILSFFEEEKKIPALQ
- a CDS encoding DUF4446 family protein; translated protein: MAQLFFQQSFFIFVAAGVLAVAALFWLVIDIRMKWKSVFGKSGLSGRAGFTEGKLLEDLLRRVKSVEGGMISLESRVVELEGIGRASIQKAGFLRFNPFSSTGGDQSFSLALLDGKNDGVIISSLYSREGTRTYAKAVKVGRAIQQLSEEERKVLEEALRG
- a CDS encoding DHH family phosphoesterase, producing the protein MDPLAEKFDEALSRIKSARRILLATHEDPDGDGLGALLAALLWLKDMAGGKEVVALTRGELSSSLLSLPGIEFCRSETPEGPFDLLFGFDYGDFKRLGLDEWISRQPQISTITFDHHPLGRHAGDLLIVDPAAPSTTSLVFRFLSHARASISPAMATCILFGLVVDTGGFMHANTTGEAFSVAGEVMRKGGDLQRAVRAAFRKKDPQGLRLWGEALLRVCLDRESGLAVSRVTADDLKKHKAKRELMVEFSGVLNTIEGARSAVFLSQDSDDAEHIKGSLRSEEYKGVDVSRLALAFGGGGHKLASGFKIEAEWKEVVAKLIDEARKVAIKDNH